In the genome of Fulvivirga maritima, one region contains:
- a CDS encoding glycosyltransferase family 117 protein encodes MEFKRVNNIAGWIVFTIATIVYLLTLERTGSYWDCGEFIAVSYKLMVPHPPGAPFFLLIGRIFSFLAFGDGTQVAYWINVSSALSSGFTILFLFWTISMFSRKMLKIKLNEKLSSEQTWLIIGASAVGSLAYTFSDSFWFSAVEAEVYAMSSFFTAFVVWAILKWDLIEDESRANRWLILIAYMMGLSIGVHLLNLVTIPALGLIYYFKKYKPTQWGLIATMAISGGLIILINNLIIPGLPSLAGNFEIFFVNTLGLPFGSGAIFVGALVIAGLIIGIRYSLTHQKALLNTALLGLTFILIGYSSYAIVVIRSNYDTPIDENNPEDVMSFVKYLKREQYGSRPLLYGQYYTAQVTGTKEGAPQYVKGDHKYEIADRKFSYEYDPTQMTFFPRMYSNDPRHIQRYLEVADLAEGEVPSFVDNVEFMLKHQLGWMYMRYFMWNFAGRESDIQDADWLRPSDWFKDVPEELATNKARNNFFMIPLILGLVGLVFQLIKDKKNFAVVTMLFFLTGIALILYLNSPPIEPRERDYIYAGSFYAFAIWIGFSVLAIAELLKKYTGGKLAAMIATILCLTGPAIMAQQGWDDHDRDDRYFSVDSAKNFLASTAPNAILYTGGDNDTFPLWYAQEVEGFRTDVRVVVLSYYNTDWYIAQTMRQVYESEPFPYTLTFENYKQNGPNDYLPYDDMGLKVIDLKQFLTLLKNNDKRLRAKYRSANVVPSRTFSLNVDKDKVRKLGIVPKGMDSLLVDKMVFSLKRGKNALEKKDLAILDVIASADWERPIYLNNTSIQQFNIDISQYAIQEGNAYRILPVKNPNPDTDFVDTETMYDNLMNNFYYRELDNPDVYYNQDYRNFVLNHRTSFNTLAAALINEGKTEKARKALLFSLETMPDEAVPYDYTATRTLALLFEVGEKEKAVEIAKIIGDRAIEMVDYLIAENADLGMELQRNLLVLHELQRTLNRTGEGELAQKYEEAYNKALGNLQIDRRRM; translated from the coding sequence ATGGAATTTAAAAGAGTCAACAATATTGCTGGTTGGATCGTATTCACCATAGCTACCATTGTCTATCTATTAACCTTAGAGCGCACGGGCAGCTACTGGGATTGCGGTGAATTCATTGCAGTATCTTACAAATTGATGGTTCCACACCCTCCCGGAGCCCCCTTCTTCTTACTTATTGGCAGAATATTCTCCTTCCTTGCCTTTGGTGATGGCACTCAGGTAGCTTACTGGATTAACGTTTCCAGTGCTCTCAGCAGTGGCTTTACCATACTTTTCCTTTTCTGGACTATCTCTATGTTCTCCAGAAAAATGCTTAAAATAAAATTAAACGAGAAACTATCTTCAGAGCAAACCTGGTTGATAATTGGCGCCAGCGCAGTAGGCTCTCTTGCATATACCTTTTCTGACTCTTTCTGGTTTTCAGCAGTTGAAGCTGAAGTATATGCCATGTCATCTTTCTTTACTGCTTTTGTTGTATGGGCTATTTTGAAATGGGATCTTATTGAAGACGAAAGCAGAGCTAACAGATGGTTGATACTTATTGCTTATATGATGGGGCTATCCATTGGCGTTCACTTGCTGAACCTGGTAACTATCCCTGCTTTAGGACTTATCTATTACTTCAAAAAATACAAGCCAACCCAATGGGGATTAATAGCTACTATGGCTATTAGTGGCGGACTTATTATTTTAATTAACAACCTCATTATCCCTGGCTTACCAAGCTTAGCAGGTAATTTTGAAATCTTTTTTGTTAATACACTAGGCCTGCCATTTGGATCTGGAGCCATATTCGTAGGGGCTCTTGTTATTGCTGGTCTTATAATAGGAATAAGATATTCGCTTACCCATCAGAAAGCTTTACTGAACACTGCTCTTTTAGGGCTTACGTTCATTCTAATAGGTTATTCTTCTTACGCCATAGTAGTAATTCGCTCTAACTATGACACGCCTATTGACGAAAACAATCCTGAAGACGTAATGTCTTTCGTAAAATACCTTAAGCGTGAGCAATATGGAAGTCGTCCGCTTTTATATGGTCAGTACTATACCGCTCAGGTTACAGGCACTAAAGAAGGAGCTCCCCAGTATGTAAAAGGAGACCATAAATATGAAATAGCAGATAGAAAGTTTTCTTATGAGTATGATCCTACGCAAATGACTTTCTTTCCGAGAATGTACAGCAATGATCCAAGACATATTCAGAGATACCTCGAGGTAGCTGACTTAGCTGAAGGTGAAGTACCCAGCTTTGTAGATAACGTAGAGTTTATGCTAAAACACCAGTTAGGCTGGATGTACATGCGATACTTCATGTGGAACTTTGCAGGAAGAGAAAGTGACATTCAAGATGCTGACTGGCTAAGACCTTCTGACTGGTTTAAGGATGTACCAGAAGAATTAGCCACCAACAAAGCCAGGAATAACTTCTTCATGATTCCTCTCATATTAGGACTTGTAGGGCTTGTATTCCAACTTATAAAAGACAAAAAGAATTTCGCAGTAGTAACTATGCTGTTTTTCTTAACAGGTATAGCTTTGATTTTATATCTGAATTCACCGCCTATAGAACCTAGAGAAAGAGATTATATATATGCAGGTTCATTCTATGCCTTTGCTATATGGATCGGCTTCTCGGTACTGGCAATAGCAGAATTATTAAAGAAATATACAGGTGGCAAGCTAGCTGCTATGATCGCTACTATTTTATGCCTTACCGGCCCAGCTATTATGGCGCAACAAGGTTGGGATGATCATGATAGAGATGACCGTTATTTCTCTGTAGATTCTGCTAAGAACTTCTTAGCCTCTACAGCACCAAATGCCATTCTTTATACTGGTGGTGATAATGACACTTTCCCATTATGGTATGCTCAAGAAGTTGAGGGCTTTAGAACAGATGTAAGAGTAGTAGTATTAAGTTATTACAATACTGACTGGTACATTGCCCAAACCATGAGGCAGGTATATGAATCCGAACCGTTCCCTTATACTTTAACTTTTGAAAACTATAAGCAAAACGGCCCTAACGACTACTTACCTTATGATGACATGGGGTTAAAAGTTATTGACTTAAAGCAGTTTTTAACTCTCTTAAAAAACAATGACAAGCGTTTAAGAGCTAAATATAGATCTGCTAACGTAGTACCTAGTCGCACTTTCTCTCTCAATGTGGATAAAGATAAAGTGAGAAAGCTAGGAATAGTACCTAAAGGCATGGATAGCTTGCTTGTAGACAAAATGGTATTTAGTCTGAAAAGAGGTAAAAATGCATTAGAGAAAAAGGACTTAGCTATACTAGATGTTATTGCTTCGGCAGACTGGGAGCGCCCTATTTATCTTAACAACACTTCTATTCAGCAATTTAACATTGACATTAGCCAATACGCTATTCAGGAAGGTAACGCTTACCGCATTTTACCGGTGAAAAACCCTAACCCTGATACTGATTTTGTAGATACAGAAACTATGTACGATAACTTGATGAATAATTTCTATTATCGTGAGTTAGATAATCCAGATGTTTATTACAATCAGGACTACAGAAACTTTGTATTAAACCACCGCACCAGCTTTAACACATTGGCGGCGGCACTTATTAATGAAGGCAAAACAGAGAAAGCAAGAAAAGCCTTATTGTTTAGCCTGGAAACAATGCCTGACGA